From a single Sphingosinicellaceae bacterium genomic region:
- a CDS encoding alpha/beta hydrolase, which translates to MQTITRRSVIGIGLALVGTALLASCSSLGTLRTLNDLTPGDGGTSKVGDGVAYGIDPLQRLDVYAPRDASNARVIVFFYGGSWATGSRDGYGFVGHALAARGFVVVVPDYRKVPAVHFPAFVDDGAAAMAWVRANVGRYGGDPARVAVAGHSAGAYIAAMLALEPGRVPPGSIKAFVGLAGPYDFYPFEPGGSAEAAFGRNSDPRVNQPISFASAAAPPSLLLTGHDDTTVKPRNATSLAAKLKAAGASAQVIDYPGIGHIGLLLALSKPFRGKAPALDDMTKFLDPTL; encoded by the coding sequence ATGCAGACAATCACACGCCGCAGCGTCATCGGGATCGGCCTTGCGCTCGTCGGCACCGCGTTGCTCGCCAGCTGTTCGAGCCTCGGCACGCTCCGCACCCTGAACGACCTGACGCCCGGCGACGGCGGCACCAGCAAGGTCGGCGACGGGGTCGCGTACGGCATCGACCCGCTCCAGCGCCTCGACGTCTATGCACCCAGGGACGCGAGCAACGCCCGCGTCATCGTGTTCTTCTATGGCGGCAGCTGGGCGACCGGCAGCCGCGACGGCTATGGCTTTGTCGGCCATGCGCTGGCGGCGCGCGGCTTCGTCGTCGTCGTGCCCGACTACCGCAAGGTGCCTGCAGTGCACTTTCCGGCCTTCGTCGACGACGGCGCGGCGGCAATGGCGTGGGTTCGCGCCAACGTCGGGCGTTACGGCGGCGACCCGGCGCGGGTCGCGGTCGCAGGTCACTCTGCGGGTGCCTACATCGCCGCGATGCTGGCGCTGGAGCCGGGGCGCGTGCCGCCGGGCAGCATCAAGGCCTTCGTCGGATTGGCTGGCCCCTACGACTTCTACCCGTTCGAACCCGGCGGGTCGGCGGAGGCCGCGTTCGGGCGCAACAGCGACCCCAGGGTCAACCAGCCGATCAGCTTTGCCAGCGCCGCCGCGCCGCCTTCGCTGCTGCTGACCGGCCATGACGACACCACGGTCAAGCCGCGCAACGCCACGTCGCTGGCCGCAAAGTTGAAGGCGGCAGGGGCTTCGGCGCAGGTCATCGACTATCCGGGCATTGGCCACATCGGACTGTTGCTGGCGCTGTCGAAGCCGTTCCGAGGCAAGG
- a CDS encoding M20/M25/M40 family metallo-hydrolase, which produces MRRIAVLGLGLVASAASGAAPAVSPVELRATIEHLVGFGTRHTMSDQASPTRGIGAARTYAAASFAEIAAKCGGCLTIEQPEQIVEGKRIATPTRLVDVLAVQRGTSDPERVVIISGHIDSRNTDALDATGDAPGANDDGSGTAAVIEAARVLSGRKFAATIVYAVLSGEEQGLYGGKLLAATAKARGWKVEAVLNNDIVGNTHGSGGAKDDRTVRVFAEGTRATETPDQATSRRYNGGEVDSPARNLARFVEALGPKAGITVEMVYRTDRYSRGGDQVPMLEAGYPAVRITERQENYDRQHQNVRVENGRRYGDTIDGVDFGYLAKVTRLNVAALAALAAAPAPPSGVTIEGAVTPDTVLKWQAVPGAARYVVWWRKTDAPRWQFSRDAGAATTLTLKGIDIDSWFFGVSAVAADGSASPVVFPGAAGAF; this is translated from the coding sequence ATGCGTCGGATTGCGGTTCTTGGGCTTGGGCTGGTCGCGAGTGCGGCCAGCGGCGCGGCACCGGCGGTTTCACCCGTCGAGCTCCGCGCGACGATCGAGCACCTCGTCGGCTTCGGGACCCGCCACACCATGTCGGACCAAGCCTCGCCGACCCGCGGCATCGGCGCGGCACGAACCTACGCGGCTGCGAGCTTCGCGGAGATCGCGGCGAAATGCGGCGGCTGCCTGACCATCGAGCAGCCCGAGCAGATCGTCGAGGGCAAGCGCATCGCGACGCCGACCCGGCTGGTCGACGTCCTCGCCGTCCAGCGCGGCACCAGCGATCCGGAGCGCGTCGTCATCATCTCCGGGCATATCGACAGCCGCAACACCGACGCACTCGATGCAACCGGCGACGCCCCCGGCGCGAACGACGACGGATCGGGCACGGCGGCGGTGATCGAGGCGGCGCGGGTCCTTTCGGGTCGCAAGTTCGCCGCGACCATTGTCTACGCGGTACTGTCGGGCGAGGAGCAGGGCCTGTACGGCGGCAAATTGCTGGCGGCGACCGCCAAGGCGCGCGGCTGGAAGGTCGAGGCAGTGCTCAACAACGACATCGTCGGCAATACCCACGGCTCCGGCGGGGCCAAGGACGACCGCACCGTGCGCGTCTTCGCGGAGGGCACACGCGCCACCGAGACTCCGGACCAGGCCACCAGCCGACGCTACAACGGCGGCGAGGTCGACAGCCCGGCGCGGAACCTCGCACGGTTCGTCGAGGCGCTTGGGCCGAAGGCCGGGATCACCGTCGAAATGGTCTACCGCACCGACCGCTACAGCCGCGGCGGCGACCAGGTGCCGATGCTCGAGGCGGGCTATCCCGCAGTCCGCATCACCGAGCGCCAGGAGAACTACGACCGCCAGCATCAGAACGTCCGCGTCGAAAACGGCCGGCGCTACGGCGACACCATCGACGGGGTCGACTTCGGGTATCTGGCGAAGGTGACGCGCCTCAACGTCGCCGCGCTTGCCGCGCTCGCTGCTGCTCCCGCGCCGCCCTCGGGTGTGACCATCGAGGGTGCGGTGACACCGGACACGGTCCTCAAGTGGCAGGCGGTGCCGGGCGCGGCGCGCTATGTCGTGTGGTGGCGCAAGACCGACGCGCCGCGCTGGCAGTTCAGCCGCGACGCCGGTGCTGCGACGACGCTGACCCTCAAGGGCATCGACATCGACAGCTGGTTCTTCGGGGTGTCGGCGGTGGCAGCGGACGGCTCGGCGAGCCCGGTGGTCTTCCCCGGCGCGGCAGGCGCATTCTGA
- the pip gene encoding prolyl aminopeptidase encodes MGSLYPPIEPYETGTLDVGDGHVLYYERSGTPGAKPAVFLHGGPGAGISPEHRRLFDPARYDVLLFEQRGCGRSTPHAGLEANTTWHLVADIERFRRLAGVERWLVFGGSWGSTLALAYAETQPERVTELILRGVYTCTKPEIDWYYQFGVSEMFPDKWERFLAPIPEAEHGDLLHAYHRRLTGDDLAVQVAAARAWSLWEGETITLLPDAEKSAHHDDGHFAVAFARLETHFFVHDCWLEPDQLLRDAGRLADIPGTIVQGRYDMPCPVRYAWALHKAWPRADFHLVEGAGHAWDEPGIQSRLVDATDRYA; translated from the coding sequence ATGGGCAGCCTCTACCCGCCGATCGAGCCATACGAGACCGGCACCCTCGACGTCGGCGACGGCCATGTCCTCTATTACGAGCGCAGCGGCACGCCCGGAGCCAAGCCCGCGGTGTTTCTCCACGGTGGGCCGGGTGCCGGCATCTCGCCCGAGCATCGTCGATTGTTCGATCCCGCGCGCTACGACGTGCTGCTGTTCGAGCAGCGCGGCTGCGGCCGCTCGACGCCGCATGCAGGGCTCGAGGCCAACACGACCTGGCACCTGGTCGCAGACATCGAGCGCTTCCGCCGGTTGGCGGGGGTCGAACGCTGGCTGGTGTTCGGCGGCTCGTGGGGCTCGACGCTGGCACTGGCCTATGCCGAGACGCAGCCGGAGCGCGTCACCGAGCTGATCCTGCGCGGCGTCTATACGTGCACCAAGCCGGAGATCGACTGGTACTACCAGTTCGGCGTGTCGGAGATGTTCCCCGACAAGTGGGAGCGATTCCTTGCCCCCATTCCCGAGGCCGAGCACGGCGACCTGCTCCACGCCTACCACCGCCGCCTTACCGGCGACGACCTCGCGGTGCAGGTCGCGGCCGCGCGGGCGTGGAGCCTGTGGGAGGGTGAGACCATCACACTGCTGCCCGATGCCGAGAAGTCGGCGCACCACGACGACGGGCATTTCGCGGTCGCTTTCGCGCGGCTGGAGACGCACTTTTTCGTGCACGACTGCTGGCTCGAGCCGGACCAGTTACTCCGCGATGCCGGGCGGCTGGCGGACATCCCCGGCACGATTGTCCAGGGCCGCTACGACATGCCGTGCCCGGTGCGCTACGCGTGGGCGCTGCACAAGGCATGGCCGCGCGCCGACTTCCACCTCGTCGAGGGGGCCGGCCATGCCTGGGACGAGCCCGGCATCCAGTCGCGGCTGGTGGACGCGACCGACCGCTATGCCTGA
- a CDS encoding HAD family hydrolase — protein MPIRAVLFDLDGTLVDSNDQHVAAWDEAFRAAGYTFRRGMIHNQIGKGADGLVPALIPWADAELADALGEASGKIFKDKYLDAIRPFAGARQLLVRVHRAGQRIVLASSASMAEVEHYLDLLDAHDLVTATTSAHDVEHTKPAPDIFKAALAKLTPMTAGEAIVVGDTPYDIQAAKACGIPTIAVRSGRFPDISLFDAGAFALYDDVATLLAGYDSSPLAAQPDALHHRL, from the coding sequence ATGCCGATCCGCGCCGTCCTGTTCGATCTCGACGGGACCCTCGTCGACAGCAATGACCAGCACGTCGCGGCGTGGGACGAGGCGTTTCGCGCCGCCGGCTACACGTTCCGGCGGGGCATGATCCACAACCAGATCGGCAAGGGTGCCGACGGCTTGGTTCCCGCCCTGATACCGTGGGCCGACGCGGAGTTGGCGGACGCTCTTGGCGAGGCCTCGGGCAAGATCTTCAAGGACAAATACCTCGATGCTATCCGGCCATTCGCGGGTGCGCGCCAGCTACTCGTTCGGGTCCACCGCGCCGGACAGCGCATCGTGCTGGCGTCGTCGGCATCGATGGCCGAGGTAGAACACTATCTCGACCTGCTCGACGCGCACGATCTGGTCACCGCCACGACCAGCGCCCACGATGTCGAACACACCAAACCCGCGCCCGATATATTCAAGGCGGCACTGGCCAAGCTCACCCCGATGACCGCCGGAGAGGCGATCGTCGTCGGCGACACGCCCTATGACATCCAGGCGGCGAAAGCCTGCGGAATCCCGACGATCGCCGTTCGTTCGGGCCGGTTCCCCGACATCTCGCTGTTCGATGCCGGCGCGTTCGCACTTTACGACGATGTCGCGACGCTACTTGCTGGCTACGATAGCTCGCCGCTGGCCGCGCAGCCCGACGCGCTGCACCACCGGCTCTAG
- the accC gene encoding acetyl-CoA carboxylase biotin carboxylase subunit, with protein MFKKILIANRGEIALRIHRACRELGIKTVAVHSTADADAMHVRMADEAICIGPASATDSYLNVPNIISAAEISQSDAIHPGYGFLSENARFAEIVEEHNIVWIGPTPDHIRRMGDKIEAKRTAAMLGLPLVPGSDGPVASAEEAIAIADTIGYPVLVKAASGGGGRGMKVIPDAASAPGLIAAAKQEAKAAFGDDTVYIEKYLSEPRHIEFQVFGDGKGGAIHLGERDCSLQRRHQKMLEEAPSPALSAQQRADMGEIVRVAVAKLEYRGAGTMEFLYEDGKFYFIEMNTRLQVEHPVTEAVTGIDLVREQIRIAAGLPLSVTQEQVRFEGHAIECRINAEDPATFAPSPGRVTDYHAPGGLHVRVDSALYDGYRIPPYYDSLIAKLIVYGATREDAINRLRRALEEYVIHGPKTTIPLHQALIEDPEFQAGDYSIKWLERWLAERAAAASAA; from the coding sequence ATGTTCAAGAAGATCCTGATCGCCAATCGCGGCGAAATCGCGCTCCGGATTCACCGCGCCTGCCGCGAGCTGGGGATCAAGACCGTTGCCGTGCACTCGACCGCAGATGCGGACGCGATGCACGTCCGCATGGCCGACGAGGCGATCTGCATCGGGCCGGCGTCGGCGACCGATTCCTATCTCAACGTGCCGAACATTATCTCGGCGGCGGAAATCTCGCAGTCGGACGCGATCCATCCGGGCTACGGCTTCCTAAGCGAGAACGCGCGCTTCGCCGAGATCGTCGAGGAGCACAACATCGTATGGATCGGGCCGACCCCCGACCACATCCGCCGCATGGGCGACAAGATCGAGGCCAAGCGCACCGCGGCTATGCTCGGCCTGCCGCTGGTCCCCGGTTCCGACGGTCCGGTCGCGAGCGCCGAGGAAGCCATCGCGATCGCCGACACCATCGGCTACCCGGTGCTGGTCAAGGCCGCGTCTGGCGGTGGCGGCCGCGGCATGAAGGTCATCCCCGATGCGGCGAGCGCCCCGGGCCTGATCGCGGCGGCGAAGCAGGAGGCCAAGGCGGCGTTCGGCGACGACACCGTTTACATCGAGAAGTACCTGTCCGAACCGCGGCACATCGAATTCCAGGTTTTCGGCGACGGCAAGGGCGGTGCGATCCACCTCGGCGAGCGCGACTGCTCGCTCCAGCGCCGCCACCAGAAGATGCTCGAGGAAGCTCCGTCGCCCGCGCTGTCGGCGCAGCAGCGCGCCGACATGGGCGAGATCGTCCGCGTTGCCGTCGCCAAGCTCGAATACCGCGGCGCCGGCACGATGGAGTTCCTTTACGAGGACGGGAAATTCTATTTCATCGAGATGAACACCCGGCTCCAGGTCGAGCACCCGGTCACCGAGGCGGTCACCGGCATCGACTTGGTGCGCGAGCAGATCCGCATCGCCGCCGGGCTGCCGCTGTCTGTCACGCAGGAGCAGGTGCGCTTCGAGGGCCACGCCATCGAGTGCCGGATCAACGCCGAGGACCCCGCCACATTCGCGCCGTCGCCGGGCCGGGTGACAGACTATCACGCGCCGGGCGGCCTCCACGTCCGTGTCGATAGCGCGCTGTATGACGGCTACCGCATCCCACCTTATTACGACTCGCTGATCGCCAAGCTGATCGTCTACGGCGCGACCCGCGAGGACGCGATCAACCGGCTGCGGCGCGCCCTCGAGGAGTATGTCATCCACGGCCCCAAGACGACGATCCCGCTCCACCAGGCGTTGATCGAGGATCCCGAGTTCCAGGCCGGCGACTATTCGATCAAGTGGCTGGAGCGCTGGCTAGCCGAGCGCGCGGCGGCGGCGAGCGCGGCCTAG
- a CDS encoding acetyl-CoA carboxylase, biotin carboxyl carrier protein, which translates to MTEGTGMQVDTALVRELAELLDTTQLTEIEVTDGERRIRVVRKPPQYSGQPGPSAGNVWAVAPPAPAAAAATPAAAAVDDYKTHPGLVRSPIVGTAYLTADPSSPPFITEGKAVKAGDTLLIVEAMKVMNPITAPRDGVVTRIFIQSEQPVEYDEPLVIIE; encoded by the coding sequence ATGACCGAGGGCACGGGCATGCAGGTCGACACCGCGCTGGTGCGCGAGCTCGCCGAACTTCTCGACACCACGCAGCTGACCGAGATCGAGGTCACCGACGGCGAACGGCGCATCCGCGTCGTTCGCAAGCCGCCGCAGTATTCCGGGCAGCCCGGACCTTCGGCAGGCAACGTCTGGGCGGTCGCACCGCCGGCCCCGGCCGCTGCGGCAGCCACCCCGGCGGCGGCTGCTGTCGACGACTACAAGACGCATCCGGGGCTGGTCCGCTCGCCGATCGTCGGCACGGCCTATCTGACCGCCGACCCGAGCAGCCCGCCGTTCATCACCGAGGGCAAGGCGGTCAAGGCGGGCGACACACTGCTGATCGTCGAGGCGATGAAGGTGATGAACCCGATCACTGCGCCCCGTGACGGCGTCGTGACGCGCATCTTCATCCAGAGCGAGCAGCCGGTCGAGTACGACGAGCCGCTCGTCATCATCGAATGA
- the aroQ gene encoding type II 3-dehydroquinate dehydratase has protein sequence MTGRGLVHISTAVSDASNLVFVLNGPNLNLLGTREPEIYGSDTLDDIAAMLEDHGQTLGLAIDLRQSNHEGHLIDWIHEASSRGVRAVILNAGGLTHTSVALRDAVKSVTTPVIEVHLSNPHARESFRHRSHLAPVARGTIAGFGALGYRLALDAAAAF, from the coding sequence ATGACGGGGCGCGGTTTGGTCCATATAAGCACCGCCGTGAGCGATGCCAGCAACCTCGTGTTCGTCCTGAACGGGCCGAACCTCAATCTGCTGGGGACCCGCGAGCCCGAGATCTATGGCAGCGACACGCTCGACGATATCGCGGCGATGCTCGAGGACCACGGCCAGACGCTGGGCCTGGCGATCGACCTGCGCCAGTCGAACCACGAGGGCCACCTGATCGACTGGATCCACGAGGCCTCGAGCCGCGGCGTCCGCGCCGTGATCCTCAACGCCGGTGGGCTGACCCACACCTCGGTGGCGCTCCGCGACGCGGTGAAGTCCGTCACCACGCCGGTCATCGAAGTCCATCTGTCGAACCCCCATGCGCGGGAAAGCTTTCGCCACCGCAGCCACCTGGCGCCCGTCGCGCGTGGAACCATCGCCGGTTTCGGAGCCTTGGGCTATCGCCTGGCGCTGGACGCGGCTGCGGCATTCTGA